One genomic region from Streptomyces venezuelae encodes:
- a CDS encoding L-threonylcarbamoyladenylate synthase produces MSGRGTSTTRDLVLGDIGDVRRAVEALGEGAAVAHGFGNFYALTARADREVVERVNRMKGRPAGQVGSVTTVREHVGAVFDWTRLPSELPRRQIEDLVEELFTLGPFGFRGPAAARIPPHLSAVQDGVPTVQLIAPGYRCPSNAFLAEALGRTGAGFLSITSVNRSRCLTGAEHEPAHWRADGVARDFGHEPDVRILAHDDEAVARRHHPHHVPMSTTVLSFHRTSGFGRSGLPALTLERHGSLSADHTRAVAANHGFALTVPPQAERRLTARTYTD; encoded by the coding sequence GTGAGCGGACGAGGGACGAGCACGACCAGGGACCTGGTCCTGGGCGACATCGGAGACGTACGGAGGGCGGTCGAGGCGCTGGGCGAAGGGGCCGCCGTGGCCCACGGCTTCGGCAACTTCTACGCGCTCACGGCCCGCGCCGACCGGGAGGTCGTCGAGCGGGTCAACCGGATGAAGGGCCGCCCGGCCGGTCAGGTCGGCAGCGTCACGACCGTCCGCGAGCACGTGGGCGCCGTCTTCGACTGGACCCGGTTGCCGTCCGAGCTCCCGCGCCGGCAGATCGAGGACCTCGTGGAGGAGCTGTTCACGCTCGGGCCGTTCGGCTTCCGGGGTCCCGCCGCGGCGCGGATCCCTCCTCATCTCTCGGCGGTCCAGGACGGCGTGCCGACCGTGCAGTTGATCGCCCCCGGCTACCGCTGCCCGTCCAACGCCTTCCTCGCCGAGGCCCTCGGCCGCACGGGCGCCGGATTCCTCTCCATCACCTCGGTGAACCGTTCCCGCTGTCTGACCGGGGCGGAGCACGAACCGGCCCACTGGCGGGCCGACGGGGTGGCCAGGGACTTCGGCCACGAGCCGGACGTGCGGATCCTCGCCCATGACGACGAGGCCGTCGCCCGCCGCCACCACCCGCACCACGTGCCGATGTCGACGACGGTGCTGTCCTTCCACCGCACCTCGGGCTTCGGCCGCTCGGGCCTGCCGGCCCTGACCCTCGAACGGCACGGTTCGCTCTCGGCCGACCACACCCGGGCCGTCGCCGCGAACCACGGTTTCGCCCTCACCGTCCCGCCGCAGGCCGAACGCAGGCTGACCGCGCGCACGTACACCGACTGA
- a CDS encoding lysine N(6)-hydroxylase/L-ornithine N(5)-oxygenase family protein — translation MGGQVSERHVELLAIGAGPANLALAVALSESAPSWLVESSLVVEQAEDVTWQRGMMMPWARSQVSFLKDLVTLRNPTSRFSFLNYLHSVGRLDDFINTGTFTPHRMEISAYLRWVAAEVPIPVEFNKKAVGIRPVRLDSGDLDGWQVTFSDGSVISCRNLVIGGGRDPYVPEAFRSLPAERVIHSTEFSERIGKLDKFGAHRIAVVGAAQSAGEMLWSSYQEFPHARLTLLMRSIGLVAYEGSKFTNELFYPSFVDEFHASRPEARRQMLDEMYRTNYGGLAPDLLNSLYHQMYQDRLTGTERIDMVSMSDVTSTRMDGDDVVLTYTDRRTGRTDSVRCDTVLLGTGFVRSMPRHVRDLADSLGLADVEVTRDYRLVVPGRTAAGCYLQGVNEATHGIADSLLSVLASRSGEIAADIVRHYENSRVPSHTA, via the coding sequence ATGGGGGGTCAAGTGTCGGAACGGCACGTGGAGTTGCTGGCGATCGGAGCCGGGCCGGCAAACCTCGCACTGGCGGTAGCGCTCAGTGAATCGGCACCGTCGTGGCTGGTCGAGAGTTCACTCGTGGTCGAGCAGGCCGAGGATGTGACCTGGCAGCGCGGAATGATGATGCCGTGGGCGCGCAGCCAGGTGTCCTTCCTGAAGGATCTGGTGACGCTTCGCAATCCCACCAGTCGCTTCTCCTTCCTGAACTATCTCCATTCGGTCGGCCGTCTCGATGACTTCATCAACACGGGCACCTTCACGCCGCACCGCATGGAGATCTCCGCCTATCTCCGCTGGGTCGCGGCGGAAGTTCCGATTCCGGTCGAGTTCAACAAGAAGGCCGTCGGCATCCGCCCGGTCCGGCTGGACTCCGGCGACCTCGACGGGTGGCAGGTCACCTTCTCCGACGGTTCCGTCATCTCCTGCCGGAACCTCGTCATCGGCGGCGGCCGCGACCCGTACGTGCCGGAGGCCTTCCGGTCGCTGCCGGCCGAACGCGTCATCCACAGCACCGAGTTCTCGGAGCGCATCGGCAAGCTCGACAAGTTCGGGGCGCACCGCATCGCCGTGGTCGGCGCCGCGCAGAGCGCCGGCGAGATGCTCTGGTCGTCCTACCAGGAGTTCCCGCACGCTCGGCTGACCCTGCTCATGCGGTCGATCGGCCTGGTGGCCTACGAGGGGAGCAAGTTCACCAACGAGCTGTTCTACCCCTCGTTCGTGGACGAGTTCCACGCGTCGCGTCCGGAGGCCCGCCGCCAGATGCTCGACGAGATGTACCGCACGAACTACGGCGGCCTCGCCCCGGACCTGCTGAACAGCCTCTACCACCAGATGTACCAGGACCGGCTCACCGGCACCGAGCGCATCGACATGGTCAGCATGTCCGATGTGACGTCGACCCGCATGGACGGCGACGACGTCGTCCTCACCTACACGGACCGCCGGACCGGCAGGACCGACTCCGTGCGCTGCGACACCGTGCTGCTCGGCACGGGATTCGTCCGCTCCATGCCCCGGCACGTCCGCGACCTCGCGGACTCCCTGGGCCTCGCCGACGTCGAGGTCACCCGTGACTACCGCCTGGTGGTGCCCGGCCGGACCGCCGCAGGCTGCTACCTGCAGGGCGTCAACGAGGCCACGCACGGCATCGCCGACTCGCTCCTCAGTGTGCTGGCAAGCCGCTCCGGGGAAATCGCGGCAGACATCGTCCGGCATTACGAGAACAGCCGTGTGCCGTCCCACACGGCCTGA
- a CDS encoding cupin domain-containing protein, whose protein sequence is MEIRHLNRDELVHENGLDAQRLVPWPALNAPFEGSWCVIRPGTASTPHAHHEYEIFIAMKGEAVLDHDGGRTPFVAGDIVHFTPGERHSIVNESDADFEMYSVWWDRPMADVFVAKHEGGE, encoded by the coding sequence ATGGAGATTCGTCATCTCAACCGCGACGAGCTCGTTCACGAGAACGGACTCGACGCCCAACGACTTGTTCCCTGGCCCGCGTTGAACGCGCCCTTCGAGGGGTCCTGGTGCGTCATCAGGCCCGGCACCGCTTCGACCCCCCACGCTCACCACGAGTACGAGATCTTCATCGCCATGAAGGGCGAAGCCGTCCTCGACCACGACGGGGGACGCACCCCCTTCGTCGCCGGCGACATCGTGCACTTCACCCCCGGAGAGCGGCACTCGATCGTCAACGAGAGCGACGCCGACTTCGAGATGTACAGCGTCTGGTGGGACCGCCCGATGGCGGACGTGTTCGTCGCGAAGCACGAGGGGGGCGAGTGA
- a CDS encoding class I tRNA ligase family protein yields MSPTTVIIAPPPTPNGNLHVGHIAGPYLAGDVYARYLRANGRPVVFTTGTDDSQTYVVASAAKLGTTPQELCALSAKQIERTLEVMGISVDGFAPFDDGYRRTALDFLTALHAAGRLRLRTGTFPYLERTGEYLMEGLVAGDCPVCLAPSRGGLCESCGHPNNFSELIDPRSTIDPTEPVAFREAEILVLPMEEYREQLTAYHESQGAGWRPHLVQLFKEVLSRPLPDFPITFPTGWGIPAPFPETPGQVLNAWAEGMAASMYCTWWAGDDRAAATDEAWRAENSARLVYFLGFDNGYFWGGTHLAMLMAHDGRYILPDTIVCNEFYELEHEKFSTSKGHVVWAEELVDEVPRDLIRFYLSLTCPENQRTNFSRAAFEQITADRLVAPWNRLSDRLAQRLDDAGPTGPLPTSAEGRARAAAMEERFHTCYELSSYSLARAADLIISQVQRLERNADLPGTAPGDLLLETRTLLSCASPILIDVAEQAREAGVAVDLRGETADEIPPFRLPQIATPSRTAP; encoded by the coding sequence GTGAGCCCCACCACGGTCATCATCGCGCCCCCGCCCACACCCAACGGGAACCTGCACGTCGGACACATCGCCGGCCCCTACCTGGCCGGTGACGTGTACGCGCGCTACCTGCGCGCCAACGGCCGGCCGGTCGTCTTCACGACCGGCACGGACGACAGCCAGACGTACGTGGTCGCGAGCGCGGCGAAGCTCGGCACCACTCCGCAGGAGCTGTGCGCCCTGTCCGCCAAGCAGATCGAGCGCACGCTCGAGGTGATGGGCATCTCCGTCGACGGGTTCGCCCCCTTCGACGACGGCTACCGCCGGACGGCCCTGGACTTCCTCACGGCACTCCACGCGGCCGGCCGGCTCCGGCTCCGCACCGGCACGTTTCCGTACCTGGAGCGCACCGGCGAGTACCTGATGGAGGGCCTGGTCGCCGGCGACTGCCCGGTCTGCCTGGCCCCGAGCCGGGGCGGGCTCTGCGAGTCGTGCGGTCACCCGAACAACTTCTCGGAGCTGATCGACCCCCGCTCCACCATCGACCCCACCGAGCCCGTCGCCTTCCGGGAAGCCGAGATCCTCGTCCTCCCGATGGAGGAGTACCGCGAGCAGCTCACCGCCTACCACGAGAGCCAGGGCGCCGGCTGGCGGCCGCATCTCGTGCAGCTGTTCAAGGAAGTGCTGTCCCGGCCGCTGCCGGACTTCCCCATCACCTTCCCGACCGGCTGGGGCATCCCGGCGCCGTTCCCCGAGACGCCCGGGCAGGTGCTCAACGCGTGGGCCGAGGGCATGGCCGCGTCGATGTACTGCACCTGGTGGGCCGGCGACGACCGTGCCGCGGCCACGGACGAGGCGTGGCGGGCCGAGAACTCCGCCCGGCTCGTGTACTTCCTCGGCTTCGACAACGGCTACTTCTGGGGCGGCACGCACCTCGCGATGCTGATGGCCCACGACGGCCGGTACATCCTGCCCGACACCATCGTCTGCAACGAGTTCTACGAGCTCGAGCACGAGAAGTTCTCGACCAGCAAGGGCCACGTGGTCTGGGCCGAGGAGCTCGTCGACGAGGTGCCCCGCGACCTGATCCGCTTCTACCTCTCGCTGACGTGCCCCGAGAACCAGCGCACGAACTTCAGCCGGGCGGCCTTCGAGCAGATCACGGCCGACCGGCTGGTCGCCCCGTGGAACCGGCTGTCCGACCGGCTCGCGCAGCGCCTCGACGACGCCGGTCCCACCGGACCGCTGCCGACCTCCGCCGAGGGCAGGGCCCGGGCCGCGGCGATGGAGGAGCGGTTCCACACGTGCTACGAGCTGTCCTCGTACAGCCTCGCCCGTGCCGCCGACCTGATCATCTCCCAGGTACAGCGGCTCGAGCGGAACGCGGACCTCCCCGGCACGGCGCCCGGCGACCTCCTCCTGGAGACCCGGACGCTGCTGTCCTGCGCCTCGCCCATCCTCATCGACGTGGCCGAGCAGGCCCGTGAGGCCGGTGTCGCCGTCGACCTCCGAGGCGAGACCGCCGACGAGATCCCGCCGTTCCGACTGCCGCAGATCGCCACCCCTTCGAGGACCGCACCATGA
- a CDS encoding ATP-grasp domain-containing protein, translating into MKLLAIEAVQYRTYFQARYRQVVDLGVDVHVLNGIGTEDFWPADRYRVAGSKHVDDIVAAAREWHAEEDFDGVFTFSEFGVMAVAHVAEALGLPTIGVEAARTSRNKFLMRQAHEEHKAPHPRFRYVSTVDEAAAAAEEFGYPVILKPTLGAASSFVFRLDDAAELRERFATAAQGITEAALFQLEADGMDVGPSGLLIESFLDGDEYLIEAVAWDGEVHLGSVVDRVTVEGATFDDDVHHAPTSLSGPRLARVHQAVTAAAHAQGLRQVAMHAEVRFHGDEPYILEIAARPGGGGLDHMARLSAGFCPIRATADVAAGQRPDVDGYTPTETHTAAMCLISGPGEIRSISVPAEVEESDRLFFFNVTAKPGDLIKRPPEGNSILGFLGATGTSLEDAMNTATELANKIEVSLS; encoded by the coding sequence ATGAAGCTGCTCGCCATCGAGGCCGTCCAGTACCGCACGTACTTCCAGGCCCGCTACCGGCAGGTGGTCGACCTGGGCGTCGACGTCCACGTACTGAACGGCATCGGAACGGAAGACTTCTGGCCCGCGGACCGCTACCGCGTGGCCGGCAGCAAGCACGTCGACGACATCGTCGCGGCCGCACGGGAATGGCACGCCGAGGAGGACTTCGACGGAGTCTTCACCTTCAGCGAGTTCGGCGTCATGGCCGTGGCGCACGTCGCCGAGGCGCTGGGCCTTCCCACGATCGGGGTGGAGGCCGCCCGCACGAGCCGCAACAAGTTCCTGATGCGGCAGGCCCACGAGGAGCACAAGGCGCCGCACCCGCGGTTCCGGTACGTCTCCACCGTGGACGAGGCGGCGGCCGCCGCCGAGGAGTTCGGCTACCCCGTGATCCTCAAGCCGACGCTCGGCGCGGCCAGCAGCTTCGTCTTCCGGCTCGACGACGCCGCGGAACTGCGCGAGCGGTTCGCGACGGCCGCCCAGGGGATCACGGAAGCGGCCCTCTTCCAGCTGGAGGCCGACGGCATGGACGTCGGCCCGTCGGGCCTGCTGATCGAGTCCTTCCTCGACGGGGACGAGTACCTGATCGAGGCCGTGGCCTGGGACGGCGAGGTCCATCTGGGCTCCGTGGTCGACCGGGTCACCGTCGAGGGCGCCACCTTCGACGACGACGTGCACCACGCCCCCACCTCGCTCTCCGGGCCCCGGCTGGCCCGGGTGCACCAGGCCGTCACGGCCGCGGCGCACGCCCAGGGCCTCAGGCAGGTCGCGATGCACGCCGAGGTCCGCTTCCACGGCGACGAGCCGTACATCCTGGAGATCGCCGCCCGCCCCGGCGGCGGCGGCCTGGACCACATGGCGCGGCTGAGCGCCGGATTCTGCCCCATCCGCGCGACGGCGGACGTCGCCGCGGGGCAGCGGCCCGACGTCGACGGCTACACGCCCACCGAGACCCACACGGCGGCGATGTGCCTGATCAGCGGCCCCGGCGAGATCCGGTCGATCTCGGTGCCCGCGGAGGTCGAGGAGTCGGACCGGCTCTTCTTCTTCAACGTGACCGCCAAGCCCGGCGACCTGATCAAGCGCCCCCCCGAGGGCAACAGCATCCTCGGTTTCCTCGGTGCCACCGGCACCTCCCTCGAAGACGCGATGAACACCGCCACCGAGCTGGCGAACAAGATTGAGGTGTCCCTCTCATGA
- the ddaH gene encoding dimethylargininase: MTSERIARPRHYLMCRPTHFAVDYSINPWMDPGKPVDADLAILQWEQLHALFVSLGHTVELIEGLPGLPDMVFAANGATVVNGRVLAAKFRYQERAAEGPAYADWFRTRGYDVHEPVHVNEGEGDFLVDEDVILAGTGFRTDPEAHREAERHLRLPVVGLELVDPRFYHLDTALAVLAPGEIMYYPAAFSEPSRQFLRNRYPDAITATDEDAQAFGLNALSDGRNVILPEAATNLRARLTERGFHAIGASLSELLKAGGSVKCCTLEIRDRD; this comes from the coding sequence ATGACCAGTGAGCGCATTGCCCGCCCGCGTCACTACCTGATGTGCCGACCGACGCACTTCGCGGTCGACTACTCCATCAACCCGTGGATGGACCCCGGAAAGCCGGTCGACGCCGACCTCGCGATCCTCCAGTGGGAGCAGCTGCACGCGCTGTTCGTCTCCCTCGGCCACACCGTGGAGCTGATCGAGGGCCTCCCGGGCCTGCCCGACATGGTCTTCGCCGCCAACGGCGCGACCGTCGTGAACGGCCGCGTCCTCGCCGCCAAGTTCCGCTACCAGGAGCGCGCGGCCGAAGGCCCCGCGTACGCCGACTGGTTCCGGACCCGTGGCTACGACGTCCACGAGCCCGTGCACGTCAACGAAGGCGAGGGGGACTTCCTCGTCGACGAGGACGTCATCCTCGCCGGCACCGGCTTCCGCACCGACCCGGAGGCCCACCGCGAGGCGGAGCGCCACCTCAGGCTCCCCGTCGTCGGCCTCGAGCTCGTCGACCCGCGCTTCTACCACCTGGACACGGCCCTGGCCGTCCTCGCCCCCGGCGAGATCATGTACTACCCGGCCGCGTTCTCCGAGCCGAGCCGGCAGTTCCTGCGCAACCGCTACCCCGACGCCATCACGGCGACGGACGAGGACGCCCAGGCGTTCGGCCTCAACGCGCTGTCCGACGGCCGCAACGTCATCCTGCCCGAGGCGGCGACCAACCTCAGGGCCCGGCTCACGGAGCGCGGCTTCCACGCGATCGGCGCATCCCTCTCGGAGCTGCTGAAGGCCGGCGGAAGCGTCAAGTGCTGCACGCTGGAGATCCGCGACCGTGACTGA
- a CDS encoding ATP-grasp domain-containing protein encodes MPPSNGALVLVVGSGGQAYREYLLASARDHHDVWLLDSTEPTWQRPFVRGATVVGLIDRARLIPDQEALVKAALALAEEHTIAGVWTYDETLVVATAHIAETLGLPGLSVAGAENCRNKEHTRRLLTEAGLPQPRYRHVTSLDAARAAAVEFGFPVVLKPRGMGASIGVVRADDETALDHAYEVAERGSHGGNPAYEGGVLVEEMLVGPEISVDGAVVAGAYKPFVLARKQTGMEPYFEETGHVVDAADPLLSDAGLLDVLTRAHRALGVQDGITHTEVKLTPAGPAIVEVNGRLGGGLIPYLGKLATGIDPALVAVQVATGREPSLTATAQDCVGIRFGYPPEDGRVREVEVPRSGPGLVEAAPLTTVGAVLLLPPRGIVARFGYAICRGDGPDACEAALDTAEKAFTLTLDPIGE; translated from the coding sequence ATGCCTCCCTCCAACGGAGCCCTGGTCCTCGTCGTCGGCAGCGGCGGCCAGGCCTACCGCGAGTACCTCCTCGCGAGCGCCCGCGACCACCACGACGTCTGGCTCCTGGACTCCACCGAGCCGACCTGGCAGCGGCCCTTCGTCCGCGGCGCCACGGTGGTCGGGCTCATCGACAGGGCCCGGCTGATCCCCGACCAGGAAGCGCTGGTGAAGGCCGCGCTCGCACTGGCCGAGGAACACACCATCGCCGGCGTGTGGACGTACGACGAGACCCTCGTCGTCGCGACCGCGCACATCGCCGAGACACTCGGGCTCCCGGGCCTGTCCGTGGCGGGTGCGGAGAACTGCCGCAACAAGGAGCACACCCGCCGGCTGCTCACCGAGGCAGGGCTGCCGCAGCCCCGCTACCGCCACGTCACCTCGCTCGACGCGGCGCGCGCGGCGGCCGTGGAGTTCGGCTTCCCCGTCGTGCTGAAGCCCCGGGGGATGGGCGCCAGCATCGGCGTGGTCCGCGCGGACGACGAGACCGCGCTCGACCACGCCTACGAGGTCGCCGAGCGGGGGAGCCACGGCGGCAACCCCGCGTACGAGGGCGGCGTCCTGGTCGAGGAGATGCTCGTCGGACCGGAGATCAGCGTCGACGGCGCCGTCGTGGCAGGGGCGTACAAGCCCTTCGTCCTGGCCCGCAAGCAGACCGGCATGGAGCCGTACTTCGAGGAGACCGGGCATGTGGTCGACGCCGCCGACCCCCTGCTCTCCGACGCCGGGCTGCTCGACGTCCTGACCCGGGCCCACCGGGCCCTGGGCGTCCAGGACGGGATCACGCACACCGAGGTGAAGCTCACCCCGGCAGGCCCGGCCATCGTGGAGGTCAACGGGCGGCTCGGCGGCGGCCTCATCCCGTATCTGGGAAAGCTGGCCACCGGCATCGACCCCGCGCTCGTGGCGGTCCAGGTGGCCACCGGCCGGGAGCCGTCCCTGACCGCGACCGCGCAGGACTGCGTCGGCATCCGGTTCGGCTATCCGCCCGAGGACGGCCGGGTCCGCGAGGTCGAGGTACCCCGGTCCGGCCCGGGCCTGGTCGAGGCGGCCCCCCTGACCACGGTCGGCGCCGTGCTGCTGCTGCCCCCGCGCGGAATCGTGGCGCGCTTCGGCTACGCGATCTGCCGGGGCGACGGCCCCGACGCGTGCGAGGCGGCGCTGGACACGGCGGAGAAGGCCTTCACGTTGACTCTCGACCCGATCGGGGAGTAG
- a CDS encoding FAD-dependent oxidoreductase, translating to MSIAVIGGGIAGAALAWRLRRLDPDVEITLFVGHRSVRGDATGASGGMVRGFETDAESCLAASESLAELVAGPALRDRADYREVGSHYFLEPGSADVAALASIVEARLPGSLTWSAVEDLPGPCPVRGLPDGTVAVVERQGGYFSPHRLRTSMTSELLGSRVAVSQELVTGVLPDGTLQGVDREHAKGFRAVVVAAGAWTPHLLLDHDPVAGGFRTKAIQYVRCPVAPPGLGAFTDETSGLYGRPLTDGGLLLGIPTDRWGVDPDGVGVDPSLIGTLLEVASERLRLKLEPSGVEGFSSSDCYHREPGLALRDLEDGSPVYTFTGGSGGAAKTVLAASRTAAAGLLDRLAAAHPGGSQAQR from the coding sequence ATGAGTATCGCGGTGATCGGTGGTGGCATCGCCGGTGCGGCGCTCGCCTGGCGGCTGCGCCGGCTCGACCCCGACGTGGAGATCACGCTCTTCGTCGGCCACCGCAGTGTCCGGGGGGACGCCACCGGTGCCTCCGGAGGAATGGTCCGAGGCTTCGAGACCGACGCCGAGTCGTGTCTCGCGGCCTCGGAGAGCCTGGCCGAGCTGGTCGCCGGTCCCGCGCTGCGGGACCGGGCGGACTACCGCGAGGTCGGCTCCCACTACTTCCTGGAGCCCGGGAGCGCCGACGTGGCGGCCCTGGCCTCGATCGTGGAGGCCAGACTGCCCGGCTCGCTGACGTGGTCGGCGGTCGAGGACCTCCCCGGGCCCTGCCCGGTCCGGGGCCTGCCCGACGGCACCGTCGCGGTGGTGGAGCGGCAGGGCGGGTACTTCTCCCCGCACCGGCTGCGCACGTCGATGACGAGCGAGCTGCTCGGGTCCCGGGTCGCGGTCTCCCAGGAACTCGTGACCGGAGTCCTGCCCGACGGCACGCTCCAGGGCGTCGACCGCGAGCACGCGAAGGGCTTCCGGGCCGTCGTGGTCGCGGCCGGCGCATGGACGCCGCACCTGCTGCTCGACCACGATCCGGTGGCCGGCGGCTTCCGGACCAAGGCGATCCAGTACGTCCGCTGCCCCGTCGCCCCGCCGGGGCTCGGCGCGTTCACCGACGAGACCAGCGGTCTCTACGGGCGTCCGCTGACGGACGGCGGCCTGCTCCTCGGGATCCCCACGGACCGGTGGGGCGTCGACCCGGACGGCGTCGGCGTCGACCCGTCCCTGATCGGCACGCTGCTGGAGGTGGCCTCGGAGCGGCTCCGGCTGAAGCTGGAGCCGTCCGGCGTGGAGGGGTTCAGTTCGTCGGACTGCTACCACCGGGAGCCGGGTCTCGCCCTGCGCGACCTGGAGGACGGTTCGCCGGTGTACACGTTCACCGGGGGAAGCGGGGGCGCCGCCAAGACGGTCCTCGCCGCGAGCCGGACCGCGGCCGCCGGACTCCTCGACCGCCTCGCGGCGGCACACCCGGGGGGCTCGCAGGCACAGAGATGA
- a CDS encoding isocitrate lyase/phosphoenolpyruvate mutase family protein: protein MATAHSSLNAKAQLLHSYHSGSTLVLPNAWDAASAALFAEAGAKAVATTSGGVSWALGRPDGQGLSRTEMLAMAERIASVVDVPVTADIEGGYGPSAQDVAETVRAAVAAGVVGINLEDSGAADTTLFGVEAQSERISAAREAAAQVGVQDLLINARTDVFLFEVGEASERFDEVVSRARAYAEAGADCLFVPGLVSLPVLKLLVGASPLPINAMTGPGGPSVAELAAAGVQRISVGTAMAEIAYTAARAAARELLAEDGDSKDGDAKNADPLTYFDLNGLFV from the coding sequence ATGGCCACTGCTCACTCCTCCCTGAACGCCAAGGCCCAGCTGCTGCACTCGTACCACTCCGGAAGCACCCTCGTGCTGCCCAACGCCTGGGATGCCGCGAGTGCCGCGCTGTTCGCGGAGGCGGGCGCCAAGGCCGTCGCGACCACCAGCGGCGGAGTCTCCTGGGCCCTGGGACGTCCTGACGGGCAGGGCCTGTCGCGGACCGAGATGCTCGCGATGGCCGAGCGCATCGCCTCCGTCGTCGACGTGCCGGTGACCGCCGACATCGAGGGCGGCTACGGTCCCTCCGCGCAGGACGTGGCCGAGACCGTCCGCGCCGCCGTCGCCGCGGGCGTCGTCGGGATCAACCTCGAGGACTCGGGCGCCGCGGACACCACGCTCTTCGGTGTGGAGGCCCAGTCGGAGCGCATCAGCGCGGCCCGTGAGGCGGCGGCCCAGGTCGGCGTCCAGGACCTCCTGATCAACGCCCGTACCGACGTCTTCCTCTTCGAGGTCGGCGAGGCGTCCGAGCGCTTCGACGAGGTCGTGAGCAGGGCCCGGGCCTACGCCGAGGCCGGCGCCGACTGCCTGTTCGTGCCGGGTCTGGTCAGCCTGCCCGTCCTCAAGCTGCTCGTCGGCGCCTCCCCGCTGCCGATCAACGCGATGACCGGGCCGGGTGGCCCGAGCGTGGCCGAACTCGCCGCCGCCGGCGTGCAGCGCATCAGCGTGGGCACCGCGATGGCGGAGATCGCCTACACCGCGGCGCGCGCCGCCGCCCGCGAACTGCTCGCCGAGGACGGCGACTCCAAGGACGGCGACGCCAAGAACGCGGACCCGCTGACGTACTTCGACCTCAACGGTCTCTTCGTCTGA
- a CDS encoding FAD-binding oxidoreductase yields the protein MIDPNWAGLAGELRGRLFRPGDPGYRVATHVRNKRHEGTRTPRAVVAAADTEDVRRSVLWAREHGVPVVARSGGHSFAGYSLNDGLVVDLGRCSLVDVDASTGLVTAGGGARTGQVHDRLRPYELTVPTGTSPLVGIAGLTLGGGCEYASRSLGLTCDSLVETTVVTANGDVLVCNETENPDLFWACRGGGGGNFGINVSLTFRTHPARDVSMCRLTWDWSDAERVVDAVQRLMPEAPHDFSLNLRVATSGADSLSAAGNRFVGVSGYYFGPSEELREILAPVLSAATPRSSHFVDQTYWEAKGNMSHPSPVDDHFMTRTRYVKQPVSGQGIRSILTWMEKWPGSRNPDGGGLGMFAWGGAINEVPAADSAFVHRDTMFLASMDASWSREDSAQQVDAVQDWVNGLYADMGSYMSDASYQNFVDPELDDWRQAYYGANYPRLVEVKRTYDPTNVFGFDQGIQS from the coding sequence GTGATCGACCCGAACTGGGCAGGGCTGGCCGGCGAGCTGCGAGGGCGACTCTTCCGGCCGGGTGACCCCGGCTACCGGGTGGCCACCCACGTGCGCAACAAGCGCCACGAGGGCACCCGTACCCCTCGGGCGGTCGTCGCGGCCGCCGACACCGAGGACGTCAGAAGGTCCGTCCTGTGGGCGCGCGAGCACGGCGTTCCCGTCGTCGCGCGCTCCGGCGGCCACAGCTTCGCGGGCTACTCGCTCAACGACGGCCTGGTCGTGGACCTCGGCAGGTGCTCGCTCGTCGACGTCGACGCGTCGACCGGTCTGGTCACCGCCGGCGGCGGCGCGCGCACCGGACAGGTGCACGACCGGCTGCGGCCCTACGAACTGACCGTCCCGACCGGGACCAGCCCGCTGGTCGGCATCGCCGGACTCACCCTCGGCGGCGGATGCGAGTACGCCTCCCGGTCGCTCGGGCTCACCTGCGACTCCCTCGTCGAGACCACGGTCGTCACCGCGAACGGCGACGTGCTCGTGTGCAACGAGACGGAGAACCCGGACCTGTTCTGGGCCTGCCGGGGCGGCGGCGGCGGGAACTTCGGCATCAACGTGTCGCTCACCTTCCGGACGCACCCGGCGCGCGATGTGTCGATGTGCCGGCTGACCTGGGACTGGTCGGACGCGGAGCGCGTGGTCGATGCCGTGCAGCGCCTCATGCCGGAGGCGCCGCACGACTTCTCCCTCAACCTGAGGGTCGCCACGTCCGGCGCCGACTCGCTCTCGGCTGCCGGGAACCGCTTCGTCGGGGTCTCGGGCTACTACTTCGGGCCCTCCGAGGAGCTGCGCGAGATCCTGGCGCCGGTGCTCTCCGCGGCGACTCCGCGGAGCAGTCACTTCGTGGACCAGACGTACTGGGAGGCGAAGGGGAACATGTCGCACCCCTCGCCGGTCGACGACCATTTCATGACCCGTACGAGATATGTGAAGCAGCCCGTCTCCGGGCAGGGGATCCGGTCGATCCTGACCTGGATGGAGAAGTGGCCGGGGAGCAGGAACCCGGACGGGGGCGGACTCGGCATGTTCGCCTGGGGCGGCGCCATCAACGAGGTGCCCGCGGCCGACAGCGCGTTCGTGCACCGGGACACGATGTTCCTCGCCTCGATGGACGCCTCCTGGAGCCGCGAGGACTCCGCGCAGCAGGTCGACGCGGTCCAGGACTGGGTCAACGGCCTCTACGCCGACATGGGCTCCTACATGTCCGACGCGTCGTACCAGAACTTCGTCGACCCGGAACTGGACGACTGGCGGCAGGCCTACTACGGGGCCAACTACCCGCGGCTCGTCGAGGTGAAGCGCACGTACGACCCCACGAACGTGTTCGGTTTTGATCAAGGGATTCAGTCATGA